A single region of the Gossypium arboreum isolate Shixiya-1 chromosome 12, ASM2569848v2, whole genome shotgun sequence genome encodes:
- the LOC108476555 gene encoding M phase phosphoprotein 10 has product MIPSAMASSTETALESLHHIKSTEPPEWLVPKQELSQAVRAASKLLFSSLKPYCPKSPFDQLLTEGFDVEQIWQQIDLQSQPLLSSLRREVKKFEKHPEKISKLKDGGVGGGEKKKKVLEQIETDNVVNDDEDDDDMDMDEDEDDEEEEDEEGEEEEKERGTEEESENEGEEKGGIEDKFLKIKELQEYLEEDEAREFGLKKKKTKAESKKEEEDTEEEGDDDDEEDENEGSEDDDDEAEEEEDELGLFDGNDEEDEDGLENARYEDFFSRKKNKSSKEKAKSRDMLEEDSGSDDEQDVDKRKDGPSKHEKELDKLRSKIEEMEKANLDPKVWTMRGEVTAAQRQKNSALEVDLDFEHNVRPAPVITEEVTASLEDLIKTRISEGLFDDVQKARTSSSKAPREIKELDESKSKKGLAEVYEEEFVQKTDPASALLTFSDELKKEASMLFKKLCLKLDALSHFHFTPKPVVEDMSIQTNVPALAMEEIAPMAVSDAAMLAPEEVFSGKGDIKEEAELTKAERKRRRANKKRKFKAEAAKRMGKKARQMTTVGNNDEGREG; this is encoded by the exons ATGATTCCTTCGGCAATGGCGAGTTCGACCGAAACAGCCCTGGAATCGCTACACCATATCAAGTCAACAGAGCCACCGGAATGGCTCGTGCCTAAACAGGAGCTCTCGCAAGCGGTTCGAGCGGCCTCGAAGCTTCTGTTTTCTAGCCTGAAACCGTATTGTCCAAAGTCTCCATTTGATCAGCTTCTGACCGAAGGGTTCGACGTGGAGCAGATATGGCAACAGATTGACCTCCAATCACAACCGCTACTGTCCTCCCTCCGCCGCGAGGTCAAGAAGTTTGAGAAACACCCGGAGAAGATTTCCAAGCTCAAGGATGGTGGTGTAGGAGGaggagagaagaagaagaaggttcTAGAACAAATCGAGACTGACAATGTTGTTAATGATGACGAAGACGATGATGATATGGATATGGACGAAGATGAAGATGATGAGGAAGAGGAGGATGAAGAGGGGGAGGAAGAGGAGAAAGAGAGAGGAACGGAAGAAGAGAGTGAGAATGAAGGAGAAGAAAAGGGTGGCATAGAGGataaatttttgaaaatcaaggaATTGCAAGAGTATTTGGAGGAGGATGAAGCTAGGGAATTTggcttgaagaagaagaaaacaaagGCGGAATCTAAGAAGGAAGAAGAGGACACAGAAGAAGAAGGTGATGATGATGACGAAGAAGATGAAAATGAAGGAAGTGAGGATGACGATGATGAGGCAGAGGAGGAGGAAGATGAG CTCGGGCTATTTGATGGGAATGATGAAGAGGATGAAGATGGCTTGGAAAATGCCAG ATATGAAGATTTTTTCAGTAGAAAAAAGAACAAGAGTTCCAAGGAGAAAGCCAAATCTAGAGACATGTTGGAAGAAGATTCAGGATCAGATGATGAACAAGATGTGGATAAG AGAAAAGATGGCCCTTCTAAGCATGAAAAAGAACTTGACAAACTTAGATCTAAAATAGAGGAAATGGAGAAGGCCAACTTGGATCCAAAAGTTTGGACAATGCGTGGAGAG GTAACTGCAGCACAAAGGCAAAAGAATAGTGCATTAGAAGTTGATTTAGATTTTGAGCACAATGTCAGGCCTGCCCCTGTAATCACAGAGGAGGTTACTGCATCACTTGAAGATTTGATTAAGACTAGGATCAGTGAG GGCCTGTTTGATGATGTTCAAAAGGCTCGAACTTCATCATCCAAAGCGCCAAGAGAAATCAAAGAGCTG GATGAGAGCAAGAGCAAGAAGGGTCTTGCTGAAGTTTATGAG GAAGAATTTGTCCAGAAAACCGATCCAGCCTCTGCCCTGTTGACCTTTTCAGATGAACTAAAGAAAGAG GCCAGTATGCTGTTCAAGAAACTTTGCTTGAAGTTGGATGctctttctcattttcattttacTCCAAAACCT GTTGTTGAGGACATGTCTATACAAACAAATGTCCCTGCCCTTGCCATGGAAGAG ATTGCACCTATGGCTGTCTCAGATGCAGCTATGCTGGCTCCTGAGGAAGTTTTTTCTGGTAAAGGTGACATTAAAGAAGAAGCAGAACTGACAAAGGCAGAAAGAAAGAGGAGGAGGGCTAACAAGAAAAGGAAGTTTAAGG CTGAAGCAGCTAAAAGGATGGGTAAAAAGGCACGACAGATGACAACCGTAGGCAACAATGACGAAG GCAGGGAAGGATAG